One Streptosporangium becharense genomic window, CCAGCGCAACCTGGGCTCCACCAGCCGCGCGCCGCGCTGGGCGATCGCCTACAAATACCCCCCGGAGGAGGTCAACACCAAGCTCCTCGACATCCAGGTGGGGGTCGGCCGCACCGGCCGCGTGACGCCGTACGGCGTCATGGAGCCCATCGTGGTGGCCGGGTCGACGGTCGAGCGCGCCACGCTGCACAACGCCTCCGAGGTCGCCCGCAAGGGCGTGCTGATCGGCGACACCGTGGTGCTGCGCAAGGCGGGTGACGTCATCCCCGAGATCGTCGGGCCGGTGGCCGACCTGCGCGACGGCACCGAGCGGCCGTTCGTGATGCCCACCCGCTGCCCCGAGTGCGACACCGAGCTGGCCTACGAGAAGGAGGGCGACGCCGACCTGCGCTGCCCCAACACCAGGGCGTGCCCGGCCCAGCTCCGTGAGCGCATCTACTTCGCGGCGGGGCGAAGGGCGTTCGACGTCGAGGGCCTGGGATACGTGGCGGCCACCGCGCTGACCCAGCCGCTGCCGCCGCAGGAGCCTCCGGTCCGCACCGAGGCCGACCTGTTCGACCTGACGATCGACCGGCTGCTGCCGATCAGGTCGGTGGTGCGCGACCTCGACACCGGCCTGCCCAAGACCGACCCGGAGACCGGCGAGCCCAGGGTCGTCACCTTCTTCGCCAACCAGAGCGGCGAGCCGAGCAAGAACGCGGAGAAGATGCTGGAGGAGCTGGAGAAGGCCAAGAGCCAGCCGGTCTGGCGGGTGCTGGTGGCGCTGTCCATCCGGCACGTCGGCCCCCCCACGGCCCAGGCCGTCGCCGCCGAGTTCCGTTCGATCCCCGCGATCGCGAACGCCTCGGAGGAGGAGCTGGCCGCCGTCGAGGGCGTCGGCCCGCGGGTGGCCGCGGCGATCCGCGACTGGTTCGAGGTCGACTGGCACCGGGAGATCATCCGCCGGTGGGAGGCCGCGGGCGTCCGGATGGTCGACGACCCGCCGGCCGAGCAGCTCCCGCAGACCCTCGCAGGCCTGACCTTCGTGGTGACCGGCACCCTGGCGGGGTTCACCCGCGACGAGGCCGGTGCCGCGCTGGCGAGCCGGGGCGGCAAGGTCTCCGGCTCGGTGTCGAAGAAGACCTCGTTCGTGGTGGTGGGAGAGAACGCCGGGTCCAAGTTCGACAAGGCGGTCAAGCTCGGGGTGCCGATCCTCGACGAGGAGGGCCTGCGGGTGCTGTTGGCGGAGGGGCCCGAGGCTGCGGCCGAGGTCACCGTCAAGCCTGAAGAGTAGCGATCCGCCGGGGGAGGGGCCCGGGGGCACGGTCAAGCCCGAGGAGTGGCGATCGGCCGGGGCCCACGGTGGCGGCCGAGGTCAGGGCCGTGCCCCGAGGAGCCGCGACCGGTTCCGCGCGCCGCCCCGCCATGGCGGGCCGCAAATCAGTCGTGACGGAACGTGCGCAACCGGTTTCGCGAAGTGGCTCGTAGGCCGTACTCTCCCATAGTGAACTAATGGGGGTTTTGTTACTCATGGCCGACCCAACCGACACCCGCGACACCGGACCGCGCGTCGGATCGCCCCTGTGGGCGTATCTCACCGCCGTCACCACGATCGGGTTCACGGTGCTCGTCGTGTCCCAGCTGCGCATCGGCGCGGTCGAGGCCACCGAGCTCGTCCGCAGCCCGCTGTTCTGGATACTCGCCGTCCTGATCGTGCTGGGCGAGTTGCGGCCGGTGCTGCTGTCGTCGTCCACGACGGTCGGCGGCACGTACCCGTCGACCATGTTCACCTTCGCCGCGCTGCTCCACTACGGGCTGCCGGTCGCCGTCCTGCTTCAGGCGGCCGCCATGCTGGTCAACGCGGCGGTCACCCGCAGGGCCTGGCACCGCCTGATGTTCAACATCGCGCAGGTGACCCTGGCGAACGCCGCCGCGGGGGTCGTCGTCGGCCTGTCCGGTGTCCGGCCCGCCTCCGCGGGCTGGGTGCCGACCGGCTCCGATCTGCCGGTGATCGGGCTGGCCGGGCTGGCGTACTTCACGGTCCGGGCGTTGCTGGTCTCCGGCGCGGTGTCGCTGCACGAACGCAGGTCGATCCACCGGGTGATCAAGACCACGATCGGCCACCAGAGTCTCGTCTACGCGGGGCTGCTCGGCCTGGCTCCGCTGGTCGTCGTGGTGATGAACCACTCGCCCGCGCTCGTGCCGCTGTTCGTGGCGCCGCTGCTGGCGGTCTACTTCACCGCCACCATGTCGGTCCGCCGCGACCACCAGGCGATGCACGACGGGCTGACCGGGTTGCCCAACCGCAAGATGCTCGTGGTCCGCACCGAGGAGGCGCTCGCCGAGACCCGGGAGGGTGAGCGGGTCGGGCTGTTCCTGCTCGACCTCGACCGGTTCAAGGAGATCAACGACACCCTCGGGCACCCGGTGGGCGACCGGCTGCTGCAGATGGTGGCCCACCGCCTCACCCACAGCGTGCGGCCGGGTGACGTGGTGGCGCGGCTCGGCGGCGACGAGTTCGCCGTGCTGCTCCCCTCGGTCAGGAACGCCGCGGCGGCCCGGGAGGTGGCCGCCCGCCTGCGCGTCGCGATCACCGAGCCGGTCCGCCTGGAGGGGATGAGCTTCGACCTGGACGCCTCGTTCGGCATCGCGCTCTACCCCGACCACGCACCCGACTTCGAGATGCTCCTGCAGCGCTCCGACGTGGCGATGTACCTGGCGAAGGAGGGCCGCACCGGGGTCGAGATGTACGCGGCGGACAAGGACCGCAACAGCCCCGAACGGCTCAGCCTCCTGGGGGATCTGCGCAAGGCCATCGACTGCTCCGAACTGCGGCTGCACTACCAGCCCAAACTCGACCTGGCCGTGGGCCAGGTGCGCGGGGTGGAGGCGCTGCTGCGCTGGAGCCACCCGGAGCGGGGGATGATCTCCCCGGCGGAGTTCGTGCCGATGGCCGAGCAGTCGTACCTGATGCGTCACCTCACCAAGTACGTCATCGACACCGCCCTGGAGCAGGCGGCCCAGTGGTGGCACACCGGCCTGCACGAGCAGATCTCCGTCAACGTCTCGGCCCGTGACCTGCTCGACTCGGCGCTGTACGACCAGCTCCGGGCGGGGCTGGCGCGCTACCGGCTGCCGCCCAAGGCGATCCAGCTGGAGGTGACCGAGCGCATCCTGATGACCGACCAGGCGTACACCGCCGACGCCATCCGGGCCCTGGCCTCGCTGGGCGTGCCGCTCGCGCTGGACGACTTCGGCACCGGCTACTCCTCGCTGGTCCGCCTGCAACGCCTGCCGGTCGCCGAGGTCAAGATCGATGCCTCGTTCGTCCGCCGGATCGGCGAGTCCAAGGACGACGAGCGCATCGTCCGCTCGATCGTCGACCTGGTCCGCTCCCTGGGGCTGCGCTCGGTCGCCGAGGGCGTCGAGTCGGCCGAGGTCGCCACCCACCTGGCCGCCATGGGGTGTGACCTGGGCCAGGGCTGGCTGTTCGCCGAGCCGATGTCCGCCGCCGACGCCACCGCCTGGCTCCGCAAGCACCGTTCCGCGGCCAAGGGCGACTTCGGGGTCCTCCGCCCCGCCGAGGTCCTCGACGCGCAGACGGCCTGAGCGGCACCCCCGGGCCGGAGCCCCGGGGGTACCCCAGGTCGGCGTCCCGGAGTGGCACCGGCCGTCGTACGGGTCCGCCCCGGGCCGTCCTCATCCTGACCGGGTGATCTCTCCGCGGGAGCCTCCCCAGCTCCAGCCCCGGATCAGGTCTTCGGGGCCGTACGCGGCGGCGAGCCCGGAGCAGGAGACCTCGCTGCGCGATACCGCGATGAGCGGGGTCGGCTCGTCCGTCATCGCGGCCCGGTGCCTGGCCAGCGCGGAGAGGTCACGGTCGTCGAATGCCGCGTCGTCGAGCCACTTGATCGACCCCAGGAAGCACAGCCTTCGGGCGATCGGCCCTCGATCTGCGCCTACGATGTCGATCTCCACGTCGTTGCTCCTGGTCCAATACGAGCCGATCGCAGGCGCCTCGGTGAGTTTTCCGTCCGGAAGCAGCCGGGCCAGTGATTCGCGTACCAGGGGTTCGACGGCCTGTCCCCGCCAACTGCTCCACTGCGAGACGATCCGCCGCAGGGTGAGGTCTCCCCGGCGGCGCTCCACCTCCGGCATGTGGGGGCCGAGGAAACGGAGCCAGAAACGCAGGTAGGGGTCGGTCACCCGGTACCTGCGCTCCTTCGAGGGACGGGTGGACAGCGGCAGCTCACCGGTCACGATCCCCTTCGAGATCAGCAGGTCGGCGGCCCTGGACAGGGTGCTGTGCGAGATCCCGCCGGCGCTGCGGGCGATGTTGGTGAACGTGCGCTCGCCGCTGCCGATCGCCCGCAGCACCTCGCCCGCCTGGGTCGTGGCGGGGAACTCGGCGGCGAGGGACCGTTCCGCGGACACCAGGAGGGCCGACACCGGATTGGCCAACGCGCCACGCAGGTACTCCCAGAGGGAGGCCCCGCGCGGCCACTCGCCGCAGACGAGGGGGAGTCCCCCGGTGACGAGGGCCGCGTCGAACGCGTCAGCGGCCGTGAGCCGCAGCATTTGCCGGATCTCGTACGGGTTGAGCGGTCCGACGACCATCTCGGTGCCGCGCTGGTGGAAGGGGCGCTCGTAGCTGTTCAGCGCCTCCATCATGGACAGGTCGGATCCGATGAGGACGAGCAGGACCGGCTTGCGGCTCAAGAACCGGTCCCAGGCGCGCTGGAGCAGCCCTTCGAAGGCGTCGACCCGGTCCATGAGGTAGGGAACCTCGTCGATCACCACGATGGAGGGGCGGTCGCCGGGAAGGGCGTCCGCCAGCAGCTGCAGGGCTCCGTTCCAGGTGTCCGGCGCGGTCTCCGCGAACACGCCTCGGTTCGGCAGGTCGGAGGCCGCGACGTCCGTCATGAATTGGTGGAGTTCGGTGCGGGAGTCGGCCCGTGCCGAGGTGTAGAACAGCGACGGCAGCCCGCTGCGGCCGACGAACTTCTCCGCCAGTGCCGACTTGCCGATCCGTCTGCGGCCTCTGACCAGCACGCACCGTCCGGGCCGCCCGGAGGAGGCTTCCGCCCGGACGCGGTCGAGCAGCGAGGCGAGTGTCGCAAGCTCATGTTCCCTGCCGATGAACTCGCCCATGCGGACCCCCGGAGTCCGGTCGATGAAGATACTGTCGGCGTCGATACTATCGATGGCGATAGTATCGCGAGGGCGGACGCGGGTCTCGAAGCCGGTGCTCCCTCCGCCTCACGGGCGTGTGCTCCACATGATCCCGGCGGGTCGATGAGTCGGGACCCTCAGGTCGCGAGCCATAGGATGACACTGTCCAATTGCCATTCCACGAAACGGGTTCAACGACTTATGTCCGCCATAACCCGCGACGAGGTCGCACACCTCGCCCGGCTGGCCCGGCTGGCGCTGGCCGACGAGGAACTCGACCACTTCGCCGCTCAGCTCGATGTGATCATCGGTGCTGTCGCCCGCGTCGCCGAGGTGGCGGCCGACGACATCCCGCCGTCCTCGCACGCGCTCCCGCTCACCAACGTCTACCGTCCCGACGAGGTACGGCCCGGCCTGACGCCCGAAGGGGCGCTGTCCGGCGCTCCGGCCGTCGAGGACGGCCGCTTCCGTGTCCCGCGCATCCTCGGGGAGGAAGCATGAGCCTCATCCACAGGTCCGCCGCCGAACTCGGCGCGCTCATCGCGAGCGGTGAGGTCTCGGCGGTCGAGGTCGCCCAGGCCCACCTCGACCGGATCGCCGCCGTCGAGCCCAAGGTCAACGCCTTCCTGCACGTCGACCCCGAGGTGACCCTGGAGCAGGCGCGGGCCGTCGACGCCCGTCGCGCCGCCGGGGAGGAGCTCGGCCCGCTCGCCGGGGTGCCGATCGCGCACAAGGACGTCTTCACCACCACGGACATGCCGACCACGGCCGGATCGAAGATCCTCCAGGACTGGCGCCCGCCGTACGACGCGACCGTGACGCGCCGCCTGCGCGAGGCCGGCCTGGTGATCCTGGGCAAGACCAACCTGGACGAGTTCGCGATGGGCTCCTCCACCGAGAACTCGGCCTACGGGCCCTCCCGCAACCCCTGGGACCTGTCCCGCGTCCCCGGCGGCTCCTCCGGCGGCTCGTCCGCCGCGGTCGCGTCCTACGAGGCGCCGCTGTCCACCGGCACCGACACCGGCGGTTCGATCCGCCAGCCCGCCGCGGTCACCGGCATCGTGGGCATGAAGCCCACCTACGGCGGCTCGTCGCGTTACGGACTGATCGCGTTCGCCAGTTCGCTGGACACCCCGGGCCCGTTCGCGCGCAACGTCCTCGACGCCGCTCTGCTCCACGAGGCGTTCTCCGGCCACGACGAGCTCGACTCCACCTCGGTGGACGCACCGGTGCCCCAGGTCGTGGAGGCGGCGCGCAGCGGCGACGTCGCGGGGCTGCGCATCGGCGTGGTCAGGGAGTTCGGCGGCGACGGCTACCAGGCGGGCGTGCTCGCCCGTTTCCACGAGAGCGTGGAGCTGCTGGAGTCGCTGGGGGCGAAGGTCGTCGAGGTCTCCTGCCCGTCGTTCACCACCGCGCTTCCGGCGTACTACCTGATCGCCCCCTCGGAGTGCTCGTCCAACCTGGCCCGTTTCGACGCCATGCGGTACGGCCTGCGCGTCGGCGACGACGGCACCCGCAGCGCCGAGGAGGTCATGGCGCTGACCCGGGCACAGGGCTTCGGCCCCGAGGTCAAGCGGCGCATCATCCTGGGCACGTACGCGCTGTCCAGCGGCTACTACGACGCCTACTACGGTCAGGCCCAGAAGGTCCGCACGCTCATCGCGCGCGACTTCGACGCGGCCTTCCAGCAGGTGGACGTGCTCATCTCGCCGACCACGCCGACCACGGCGTTCCCGATCGGCGAGCGCGCCGACGACCCCATGGCGATGTACCTGGCGGACCTGTGCACCATCCCGACCAACCTGGCGGGCAACGCGGCCATCTCTGTGCCGTGCGGCCTGGCGGACGAGGACGGCCTGCCGGTGGGGCTGCAGATCATGGCCCCGGTGCTCGGCGACGACCGCTGCTACCGCGTCGGTGCCGCGGTGGAGCGGGCCTTCCAGGACCGCTGGGGCGGCGACCTGCTCTCCAGGGCTCCGGAGCTGTAGGACTTTTCCCAAACTTCGGGGTGAAAGGGTAAGAGGTGACAGGGAGAACGGCGGCATGATCACTCGTATCGAGATCGACGGGTTCAAGTCCTTCTTGAACTTCGATCTCGATGTGCCGCCATTCCTCGCGCTGGTCGGTCCCAACGCGAGCGGCAAGTCGAACCTCTTCGACGCCGTGGAGTTCGTGGCGGCCGAGATCGAAGGGTCCGGCGGGCTGTTCGGCGCGGCCCGCGGGCTGCCGGGCGAGCAGTTCCACCGGGTCGCCCGCGGCACCGCGGTGCCGGGGTTCGCGGTCTCGACGGAGGCGCTGGTCGCCCCGGAGGCGGGTGCGGTGGTGCCGATCAGGTTCGACGTCGGCGCGGAGATGGTGCTCAAGATTCCCCGGTCCAGCGGCCCGGTCGTCAGCCACGTGGTCCGGCGGATCCCCGAGGAGCTCCTGGAACTCGTGGTCGAGGATCCCGACCCGCAGAACACCGCCCGCGGCGCGGTGCGGTCGTGGCGCCGATACGCGCCTTCTCCGGCGGCCATGCGCCGCCGGAGTTCCTCGGCCGACCGGGGGCCGCTCACCGCCGGCGGCGGGAACCTGGCCGCGGTGCTCGCGCGGATGGCCGGGACGGCGGCGTTCGACGACCTCACGGTCGATCTCGCCGCGGTGATCCCCGACGTGACGGGGCTCATCCCCCGCGCCGACCGCGAGAGGTGCTCCTTCGAGCTGGTCGTCGACGGCCAAGGTGCGGTGCCCGCGGCGCTGCTGTCGGACGGCACGCTGCGGATCCTCGGCCTCCTCGCCGCCCTGCACGACCCGGAGCACCCGGGCACCCTCCTGGTGGAGGAGATCGAGAACGGTGTGCATCCGGGCCGGCTCGGTGAGCTGCTCCGGCGGATCCGGCGGCGGATCACCCCGCCCGGCGGCGCTCTGCCGGCGCGGCAGGTGATCCTCACCAGTCAGTCGCCGGTGGTGGTGGCCGAGGTGTACCGGAGCGAGCCGGACGCGCTGACGTTCCTCGACACCGCGGTCCGCGTCGACCCCGACCACGACCGGGTGTCGCGGGTGACCGTGGCCAAGCCGGTCCAGCCGGACGGCGAGCCGGGCACGTTCGTCTCGCCCAGGCAGGTCCGCAAGTATCTGGGTGCGGCGGCATGACCCCCCGCCCACTGGTGCCCGGACTGGTCGCCGAGGGGGAGGCCGACGAGGGCTTCCTCGGCATCGTGATCTCCCGGCAGCTGCGCGAGCTCACCTGGACGTCGCCGTACGCGGTCGACGTCGAGGCGACCGAGGTCGTCTCCTGCCGCCGCGAGCACATCGTCGCGGCGCTGGAGGACCTCGCGGCCGACTGCCATCTGCTCTTCACCCACCGTGACGAGCGGGAACGCGGCCGGGCCGACGGCATCCGCTACCACTCGCACTACCTGGTGCCGGTGATCGGGCTGGGAGACACCGAGGCGTGGCTGCTGGCCGACCGCGCCGTTTGGGCCGGGCTCGCGGGCAGCGATCCCGATGTCCTGCCCGCGCGGCCCCGGGACGTCGAGCGGATCACCGACCCGGCGGCTGTGCTGGCCGCGACGGTCCCGCGGCGGGGCAAGCCGCCCCGCGACTACTTCGAGTACATAGGACGCAACATCGACCTCGCCGTCCTGGCCCAGGTCCCCGCCTACGCGAACTGGGTGGCCGAGACGAGGAACGCACTGAAGGGACTTGGTTATCTATGAGGGCTGACACAGCGCGACGAGGAGCGGTGAGCGACAGATGAGCGGCACCGAGACGACCATGCCGTACGACGAGGCGCTGGAGCGCTTCGAACCGGTGCTGGGCCTGGAGACGCACGTCGAGCTGGGTACGGCGTCGAAGATGTTCTGCGCCTGCCCGACCACCTTCGGCGCTCCGCCGAACACCCAGGTGTGCCCGGTCTGCCTGGCCCTGCCCGGTGCGCTGCCGACCGCCAACGCCGCCGCGATCGAGTCGACCATCCGCATCGGCCTGGCGCTCAACTGCTCCATCGCCGAGTGGTGCCGCTTCGCCCGGAAGAACTACTTCTATCCGGACATGCCGAAGAACTACCAGATCAGCCAGTACGACGAGCCGCTCTGCTCCGACGGCTACCTCGACGTCGAGGTCGACGGCACGACCGTCCGGATCGAGATCGAGCGCGTCCACCTGGAGGAGGACACCGGCAAGTCCACCCACGTGGGCGGCGCGACCGGTCGCATCCACGGCGCCGACTACTCCATCGTCGACTACAACCGCGCGGGCATCCCGCTGGTGGAGATCGTCACCAAGCCGATCCCGGGGACCGACCGGCTGGCCCCGGAGGTCGCCCGTGCCTACGGCACCGAGCTGCGTGAGCTCATGCGCACCCTCGGCGTCTCGGACGTGCGCATGGAGGAGGGCTCCATGCGTTTCGACGTGAACGTCTCCCTGATGCCGCGCGGTTCCTCTGAGTGGGGCACCCGCACCGAGACGAAGAACGTCAACTCGTTGCGCAGCGTCGAGCGCGCCGTCCGCGGTGAGATTGAGCGCCAGGCCGCGGTGCTGGCCGACGGCGGCAAGGTCATCCAGGAGACGCGCCACTTCCACGAGAACACCGGCACCACCACCTCGGGCAGGTCCAAGGAGGAGGCGCAGGACTACCGCTACTTCCCCGAGCCCGACCTGGTGCCGATCGCCCCCGACCCCGCCTGGGTCGCGTCGCTCAAGGCCGCTCTGCCGGAGCTGCCGAGCGTGCGGCGCAAGCGGCTCCAGCGGGAGTGGGGGGTCTCCGACCTCGACATGGCGGCCATGCACAACGCCGACGCCATCGCCCTGGTCGAGGCCACGGTCGCCGCCGGTGCCCCGCCCGCGGACGCCCGCAAGTGGTGGATGGGCGAGCTGGCCCGTCGCGCCAACGAGTCCGGGGTCCCGCTGGCCGAGCTGCCGATCACCCCCGACGACATCGCCCGGGTGTGCGCGATGGTCGCCGGCGGAGCGCTCAACGACAAGCTGGCCCGCCAGGTGCTGGAGGGCGTGCTGAACGGCGAGGGCTCTCCGGACCAGGTGGTGGCCGCCCGCGGCCTGCAGATCGTCAACGACGAGGGCGAGCTGCTGGAGATCATCGACCAGGTCCTGGCGGGCAACGCCGACGCGGCGGACAAGGTGCGCAGCGGCAAGATCGCCGCGGTCGGAGCCCTCGTCGGCGGGGTCATGAAGGCCAGCCGCGGCAAGGCCGACGCCGCCCGCGCCCGTGAGCTCCTGCTGGAGCGGCTCGGCGTCTCCGAGTAGCCGTCCGGCTCGGCGACCCGCGTCCGCGGGTCGCCGAGCCGTGCTCTACGCGGGGGAGTCGTCCGGTGCCTCGGAGGTGACGGAGGGCACGGCCGGAGCGTCCGCTTCCGGGAGGCGGATCCGGGCGAGCGCGTCGGCCACGGCGGGAGCGATGTGCGCGGTGAGCGCGGGATCCCGCTGGAGCACCTGCTCCGGCCGGCAGAACAGCACTCTGACGTTGTCCCCCACGAGCGGCAGGACGTACTCGTCCGCCGACGCCTCGTGGAAACCGAGACGCCGCAGCGTCGCGTCCTGCCCGGCGGCGGTTATGGCCCCCACCCAGATCATTTTCCGGTGCAGGTGCCGGGCCAGCACGTTGGCGGCCACGACGAGCAGCTTCCCGATGCGGCGGCCGCGATGCCGGGGATCGACGATCCATCGTGCCCCTTCGAGGACGTCCGATCGGCGGAACCCCTCGGACTCCAGAATCCGCGTCGCGACCTCCTCGTCCATCTGCATCACCCGGCTGGGCTCCAGGAGCTCGGCCGGAGCCAGCCGTGCCGATGCGATGATCTCTTCTGTGGAGGGGGCCCGGCACACCATGTGGTAGGCGTGGTCGTCGTGTTCGTCGGTGTCGTCGAACTTCCCGCTTGCGAGACGGAACCGGGGAAGACGTCCGTTGTCGTAGATCATCTCGCCGCGGAACGCTCTGAGCTCCCGCTGCCACGGCTCGGCGCCGAACGGCTCACAGCCGCCGGACGGCGGATGGATGTCGAGCCGTATGTCCTCCAGCGGCGGTCTTTCGGCACCTGATCCGCTTCGTTCGCCGGGCATCCCGTTTTCCTCGGTTCCTTGGTTCCGTACGCCGTGGTCTTTCCCGGCGTGGTCGTCGAGGTCGCCGTGCAA contains:
- the ligA gene encoding NAD-dependent DNA ligase LigA, which translates into the protein MSAEVEGVPVVALERHAELTELVDEANWRYYVLDSPTASDAQYDAWMRELRELEEANPTLRTPDSPTQKVGAPISSEFAPVAHLQRMESLDNAFDTDDLASWQARAERLAERDPAPYLCELKIDGLAVSLVYEKGRLVRGATRGDGRVGDDVTANVRTIANVPHRLTGDDVPDLVEVRGEVYIPVEEFRKLNEQLVGAGKAPFANPRNSAAGSLRQKDPRITAQRPLRMIVHGVGRWEGSAEPRAQSEIYDRLRGLGLPVSDLYRVVDDLDGINAFIEFYREHRHDPPYEIDGVVVKVDRIELQRNLGSTSRAPRWAIAYKYPPEEVNTKLLDIQVGVGRTGRVTPYGVMEPIVVAGSTVERATLHNASEVARKGVLIGDTVVLRKAGDVIPEIVGPVADLRDGTERPFVMPTRCPECDTELAYEKEGDADLRCPNTRACPAQLRERIYFAAGRRAFDVEGLGYVAATALTQPLPPQEPPVRTEADLFDLTIDRLLPIRSVVRDLDTGLPKTDPETGEPRVVTFFANQSGEPSKNAEKMLEELEKAKSQPVWRVLVALSIRHVGPPTAQAVAAEFRSIPAIANASEEELAAVEGVGPRVAAAIRDWFEVDWHREIIRRWEAAGVRMVDDPPAEQLPQTLAGLTFVVTGTLAGFTRDEAGAALASRGGKVSGSVSKKTSFVVVGENAGSKFDKAVKLGVPILDEEGLRVLLAEGPEAAAEVTVKPEE
- a CDS encoding AAA family ATPase → MITRIEIDGFKSFLNFDLDVPPFLALVGPNASGKSNLFDAVEFVAAEIEGSGGLFGAARGLPGEQFHRVARGTAVPGFAVSTEALVAPEAGAVVPIRFDVGAEMVLKIPRSSGPVVSHVVRRIPEELLELVVEDPDPQNTARGAVRSWRRYAPSPAAMRRRSSSADRGPLTAGGGNLAAVLARMAGTAAFDDLTVDLAAVIPDVTGLIPRADRERCSFELVVDGQGAVPAALLSDGTLRILGLLAALHDPEHPGTLLVEEIENGVHPGRLGELLRRIRRRITPPGGALPARQVILTSQSPVVVAEVYRSEPDALTFLDTAVRVDPDHDRVSRVTVAKPVQPDGEPGTFVSPRQVRKYLGAAA
- the gatA gene encoding Asp-tRNA(Asn)/Glu-tRNA(Gln) amidotransferase subunit GatA codes for the protein MSLIHRSAAELGALIASGEVSAVEVAQAHLDRIAAVEPKVNAFLHVDPEVTLEQARAVDARRAAGEELGPLAGVPIAHKDVFTTTDMPTTAGSKILQDWRPPYDATVTRRLREAGLVILGKTNLDEFAMGSSTENSAYGPSRNPWDLSRVPGGSSGGSSAAVASYEAPLSTGTDTGGSIRQPAAVTGIVGMKPTYGGSSRYGLIAFASSLDTPGPFARNVLDAALLHEAFSGHDELDSTSVDAPVPQVVEAARSGDVAGLRIGVVREFGGDGYQAGVLARFHESVELLESLGAKVVEVSCPSFTTALPAYYLIAPSECSSNLARFDAMRYGLRVGDDGTRSAEEVMALTRAQGFGPEVKRRIILGTYALSSGYYDAYYGQAQKVRTLIARDFDAAFQQVDVLISPTTPTTAFPIGERADDPMAMYLADLCTIPTNLAGNAAISVPCGLADEDGLPVGLQIMAPVLGDDRCYRVGAAVERAFQDRWGGDLLSRAPEL
- a CDS encoding ATP-binding protein, whose product is MGEFIGREHELATLASLLDRVRAEASSGRPGRCVLVRGRRRIGKSALAEKFVGRSGLPSLFYTSARADSRTELHQFMTDVAASDLPNRGVFAETAPDTWNGALQLLADALPGDRPSIVVIDEVPYLMDRVDAFEGLLQRAWDRFLSRKPVLLVLIGSDLSMMEALNSYERPFHQRGTEMVVGPLNPYEIRQMLRLTAADAFDAALVTGGLPLVCGEWPRGASLWEYLRGALANPVSALLVSAERSLAAEFPATTQAGEVLRAIGSGERTFTNIARSAGGISHSTLSRAADLLISKGIVTGELPLSTRPSKERRYRVTDPYLRFWLRFLGPHMPEVERRRGDLTLRRIVSQWSSWRGQAVEPLVRESLARLLPDGKLTEAPAIGSYWTRSNDVEIDIVGADRGPIARRLCFLGSIKWLDDAAFDDRDLSALARHRAAMTDEPTPLIAVSRSEVSCSGLAAAYGPEDLIRGWSWGGSRGEITRSG
- a CDS encoding putative bifunctional diguanylate cyclase/phosphodiesterase; translated protein: MADPTDTRDTGPRVGSPLWAYLTAVTTIGFTVLVVSQLRIGAVEATELVRSPLFWILAVLIVLGELRPVLLSSSTTVGGTYPSTMFTFAALLHYGLPVAVLLQAAAMLVNAAVTRRAWHRLMFNIAQVTLANAAAGVVVGLSGVRPASAGWVPTGSDLPVIGLAGLAYFTVRALLVSGAVSLHERRSIHRVIKTTIGHQSLVYAGLLGLAPLVVVVMNHSPALVPLFVAPLLAVYFTATMSVRRDHQAMHDGLTGLPNRKMLVVRTEEALAETREGERVGLFLLDLDRFKEINDTLGHPVGDRLLQMVAHRLTHSVRPGDVVARLGGDEFAVLLPSVRNAAAAREVAARLRVAITEPVRLEGMSFDLDASFGIALYPDHAPDFEMLLQRSDVAMYLAKEGRTGVEMYAADKDRNSPERLSLLGDLRKAIDCSELRLHYQPKLDLAVGQVRGVEALLRWSHPERGMISPAEFVPMAEQSYLMRHLTKYVIDTALEQAAQWWHTGLHEQISVNVSARDLLDSALYDQLRAGLARYRLPPKAIQLEVTERILMTDQAYTADAIRALASLGVPLALDDFGTGYSSLVRLQRLPVAEVKIDASFVRRIGESKDDERIVRSIVDLVRSLGLRSVAEGVESAEVATHLAAMGCDLGQGWLFAEPMSAADATAWLRKHRSAAKGDFGVLRPAEVLDAQTA
- the gatC gene encoding Asp-tRNA(Asn)/Glu-tRNA(Gln) amidotransferase subunit GatC; its protein translation is MSAITRDEVAHLARLARLALADEELDHFAAQLDVIIGAVARVAEVAADDIPPSSHALPLTNVYRPDEVRPGLTPEGALSGAPAVEDGRFRVPRILGEEA
- a CDS encoding GNAT family N-acetyltransferase, with translation MPGERSGSGAERPPLEDIRLDIHPPSGGCEPFGAEPWQRELRAFRGEMIYDNGRLPRFRLASGKFDDTDEHDDHAYHMVCRAPSTEEIIASARLAPAELLEPSRVMQMDEEVATRILESEGFRRSDVLEGARWIVDPRHRGRRIGKLLVVAANVLARHLHRKMIWVGAITAAGQDATLRRLGFHEASADEYVLPLVGDNVRVLFCRPEQVLQRDPALTAHIAPAVADALARIRLPEADAPAVPSVTSEAPDDSPA
- the gatB gene encoding Asp-tRNA(Asn)/Glu-tRNA(Gln) amidotransferase subunit GatB, which codes for MSGTETTMPYDEALERFEPVLGLETHVELGTASKMFCACPTTFGAPPNTQVCPVCLALPGALPTANAAAIESTIRIGLALNCSIAEWCRFARKNYFYPDMPKNYQISQYDEPLCSDGYLDVEVDGTTVRIEIERVHLEEDTGKSTHVGGATGRIHGADYSIVDYNRAGIPLVEIVTKPIPGTDRLAPEVARAYGTELRELMRTLGVSDVRMEEGSMRFDVNVSLMPRGSSEWGTRTETKNVNSLRSVERAVRGEIERQAAVLADGGKVIQETRHFHENTGTTTSGRSKEEAQDYRYFPEPDLVPIAPDPAWVASLKAALPELPSVRRKRLQREWGVSDLDMAAMHNADAIALVEATVAAGAPPADARKWWMGELARRANESGVPLAELPITPDDIARVCAMVAGGALNDKLARQVLEGVLNGEGSPDQVVAARGLQIVNDEGELLEIIDQVLAGNADAADKVRSGKIAAVGALVGGVMKASRGKADAARARELLLERLGVSE